One stretch of Eupeodes corollae chromosome 2, idEupCoro1.1, whole genome shotgun sequence DNA includes these proteins:
- the LOC129948267 gene encoding uncharacterized protein LOC129948267 translates to MRDENKEVNIQEIIPLVEKKPVLWDHRLELFKHKNATLAAWNEICSDYNKDYVNFSEAERNNYREIIIRKWRNVKDSWRKNLVKAAKSKSNHRKYVYNKELMFLKQGMKIRPRNKPSKSPLKTETLTIIENDESSWHSEVQIKSESINTDDFEEIHFSKEEFKYDTSTTSKSDSRSRDKQDIYHEMPSFSSYSQSTSVSNQGESELSHLLNSRLEQQQQEQEDRHISFIKGVLPSLRNFNESQVLKFQMGILQLIQNIKENST, encoded by the exons atgagAGACGAAAATAAAGAAGTGAACATTCAAGAAATAATTCCATTAGTCgaaaagaaacctgttctatGGGATCACCGtttagaattatttaaacataaaaatgcaACCCTTGCTGCTTGGAATGAAATTTGTTCGGATTACAACAAAGATTATGTAAATTTTAGTGAAGCTGAGAGAAATAATTACC GTGAAATTATAATAAGGAAATGGCGAAATGTTAAAGACAGTTGGagaaaaaacttggtaaaagcTGCCAAGAGTAAAAGTAATCACAGGAAATATGTTTACAATAAAGAATTAATGTTTCTGAAACAAGGAATGAAAATTAGACCTAGAAATAAGCCTTCTAAATCTCCATTAAAAACAGAAACTTTAACTATCATCGAAAATGACGAATCATCTTGGCATTCCGAAGTTCAAATAAAATCCGAATCAATTAACACGGATGATTTCGAAGAAATCCATTTCTCAAAAGAAGAATTCAAATATGACACATCGACGACGTCCAAATCTGACTCTCGCAGTCGTGACAAGCAAGACATTTACCATGAAATGCCATCTTTTTCATCTTACTCACAAAGCACATCCGTTTCCAATCAGGGTGAATCGGAATTATCGCATTTATTGAACTCTAGGCTAGAACAACAGCAACAAGAACAGGAAGATCgacatatttcatttattaaaggAGTCTTACCATCGTTGAGAAATTTTAACGAAAgtcaagttttgaaatttcaaatgggAATATTGCAgctaattcaaaatattaaagaaaatagtaCCTAA
- the LOC129948271 gene encoding NADH dehydrogenase [ubiquinone] 1 beta subcomplex subunit 1 codes for MVIGVTKQWVWLSLPILGGVVGNYLDNKETERMTMFRDKSALYHRVLKPGESPSW; via the coding sequence atgGTTATTGGAGTAACAAAGCAGTGGGTATGGTTGAGCCTGCCAATTCTTGGTGGTGTCGTCGGAAATTATTTGGACAACAAGGAAACCGAACGAATGACCATGTTCCGAGACAAGAGTGCTCTCTATCATCGAGTACTTAAGCCAGGCGAATCTCCATCCTGGTAG